A single window of Archangium gephyra DNA harbors:
- a CDS encoding uracil phosphoribosyltransferase, with product MRDTLYANVPFQLSEMPHRYGPNVHLVGNPFLLSQLAKLCSKGTVQPEINRLVAVLYTDLVKMVINAEFPRKMVAMPTRMIDHTPQGMYQGEVIDPAVRAVTVNIARAGTLPSQVAYDLLNTTVDPVLVRQDHIIMSRMIDAKEHVVGSNIGGAKIGGDIDDAIVLFPDPMGATGGSLSTAVTMYKEKVPGTPRRILSLNLIVTPEFLRRISREHPDVVVYALRLDRGLSPPEVFGTVPGELWEKERGLDDRQYIVPGGGGFGEIMNNAYV from the coding sequence ATGCGTGACACCCTCTACGCCAACGTTCCCTTCCAGTTGAGCGAGATGCCCCACCGGTATGGCCCCAACGTGCACCTGGTGGGCAACCCCTTCCTGCTCTCGCAGCTGGCGAAGCTGTGCAGCAAGGGCACCGTGCAGCCGGAGATCAACCGGCTGGTGGCGGTGCTCTACACGGACCTGGTGAAGATGGTCATCAACGCGGAGTTCCCCCGCAAGATGGTGGCCATGCCCACCCGGATGATCGATCACACGCCGCAGGGCATGTACCAGGGCGAGGTGATCGACCCCGCGGTGCGCGCGGTGACGGTGAACATCGCCCGCGCCGGCACGCTGCCCTCGCAGGTGGCGTACGACTTGCTCAACACCACGGTGGATCCGGTGCTGGTGCGCCAGGATCACATCATCATGAGCCGGATGATCGACGCCAAGGAGCACGTGGTGGGCTCGAACATCGGCGGGGCCAAGATTGGCGGGGACATCGATGATGCGATCGTCCTCTTCCCGGATCCGATGGGCGCCACCGGCGGCAGCTTGAGCACCGCGGTGACGATGTACAAGGAGAAGGTCCCCGGCACCCCCCGGCGGATCCTCAGCCTCAACCTGATCGTCACGCCCGAGTTCCTGCGGAGGATTTCCCGCGAGCATCCGGATGTGGTGGTGTACGCGCTGCGCCTGGACCGCGGGCTGTCACCGCCGGAGGTGTTCGGCACGGTGCCCGGCGAGTTGTGGGAGAAGGAGCGGGGGCTGGATGACCGGCAATACATCGTCCCCGGTGGCGGCGGCTTCGGGGAGATCATGAACAACGCGTACGTGTAG
- the pth gene encoding aminoacyl-tRNA hydrolase, with protein MKIICGLGNPGREYERHRHNIGFMVVEALLGRARAELNHEKFQARVGQGTLGGEKVLFLEPQTYMNLSGRSVAEAARFYKVAVEDILVIHDELDLPFGRLQLKAGGGSGGHNGLKSTVSSLGADGFIRLRFGIDKPQGPNAKERVAGYVLSNFDDGERRQLEDLIALAADAADTWVRDGLATAMNRYNKRAP; from the coding sequence ATGAAGATCATCTGTGGACTGGGCAATCCCGGGCGCGAGTACGAGCGCCACCGTCACAACATCGGCTTCATGGTGGTGGAGGCGCTGCTGGGGCGTGCGCGCGCCGAGCTCAACCACGAGAAGTTCCAGGCCCGGGTGGGCCAGGGCACCCTGGGCGGCGAGAAGGTCCTCTTCCTGGAGCCGCAGACGTACATGAACCTGTCCGGCCGCTCGGTGGCCGAGGCGGCGCGCTTCTACAAGGTGGCGGTGGAGGACATCCTCGTCATCCACGACGAGTTGGATCTGCCCTTCGGGCGGCTGCAGCTCAAGGCGGGCGGGGGCAGCGGGGGCCACAACGGGCTGAAGAGCACCGTCTCCAGCCTGGGAGCGGACGGCTTCATCCGCCTGCGCTTCGGCATCGACAAGCCCCAGGGCCCCAACGCCAAGGAGCGGGTGGCCGGCTACGTCCTGTCCAATTTCGATGACGGGGAGCGCCGGCAGCTGGAGGACCTGATCGCCCTGGCGGCGGACGCGGCCGACACCTGGGTGCGCGACGGGCTGGCCACGGCGATGAACCGGTACAACAAGCGGGCGCCTTGA
- a CDS encoding thymidine kinase — MQQFPNDIGWIEVICGSMFSGKTEELIRRIKRAVYGKQVVQVFKPRLDNRYDETQVVSHSQLKLTSIPIERAEEIFHHLSPKTQVVGIDEVQFFGTEVVAVCEALANRGIRVIVAGLDQDYQGRPFEPMPQLLAIAEYVTKQLAICVVCGNPANRSQRLVDSGERVVVGAAGAYEARCRKCHRAEPTEATPPQTLDLFEH, encoded by the coding sequence GTGCAACAATTTCCCAATGACATCGGGTGGATAGAGGTCATCTGCGGCTCGATGTTCTCCGGCAAGACGGAGGAGTTGATCCGCCGCATCAAGCGGGCCGTCTACGGCAAGCAGGTCGTCCAGGTGTTCAAGCCTCGACTGGACAACCGCTATGACGAGACCCAGGTGGTCAGCCACTCCCAGCTGAAATTGACGTCGATCCCCATCGAACGGGCTGAAGAAATTTTCCATCACCTGTCCCCCAAGACGCAGGTGGTGGGCATCGACGAGGTGCAGTTCTTCGGCACCGAGGTGGTGGCGGTGTGTGAGGCGCTGGCCAACCGCGGCATCCGGGTGATCGTCGCGGGGCTGGACCAGGACTACCAGGGCCGCCCGTTCGAGCCGATGCCGCAGCTGCTGGCGATCGCCGAGTACGTGACGAAGCAACTGGCCATCTGCGTGGTGTGTGGGAATCCGGCCAACCGCTCGCAGCGTCTGGTGGATAGTGGAGAGCGCGTGGTGGTGGGCGCCGCCGGGGCCTACGAGGCCCGCTGCCGCAAGTGCCACCGGGCCGAGCCCACCGAGGCCACGCCTCCCCAGACGCTCGATTTGTTCGAACACTGA
- the dnaB gene encoding replicative DNA helicase — protein sequence MDNILDIRTGGRRSHEDLAAERAVLGAVLADNTIIDSLAEVVHQDDFASPAHAQIFAAMVKLAGSSRQVDHLTLAEELKVLGQLAAVGGPAYLMSLDQVVPVPGNAVQYAHIVKDQALRRRLANAGREIQELASQETGELDVLLDEAERKVFLLAEKKRVGDLRPVSELMEHTLDLLDKMKTATTGITGLSTGYADLDQALTGLHAGELLILAARPGVGKTSFAMNIATHVGLAEEPKAAAIFSLEMPADQLLMRLLASSARVDMKKLRGGRLTPHDEEKFQEMAGKLYNAPIYIDDSGGLSPFDLRAKARRLKQRDPRLSLIIIDYLQLMHQKGKVESRQLEISEISRSLKQLAKELEVPIIALSQLSRKVEERKGGKPMLSDLRESGAIEQDADVVMFIHREDQGENAEGGEVQRTSSAIPVQLVIAKQRNGPICDIDLIFLAEYTRFESRARVE from the coding sequence ATGGACAACATCCTCGACATTCGGACGGGCGGGCGCAGGTCTCACGAGGACCTGGCCGCGGAGCGCGCGGTGCTGGGCGCCGTGCTCGCGGACAACACCATCATCGACAGCCTGGCGGAGGTGGTTCACCAGGACGACTTCGCCAGTCCGGCGCACGCGCAGATCTTCGCGGCGATGGTGAAGCTGGCCGGCTCCTCGCGGCAGGTGGACCACCTGACGCTGGCCGAGGAGCTGAAGGTGCTCGGGCAGCTGGCGGCGGTGGGCGGCCCGGCCTACCTGATGAGCCTGGATCAGGTGGTGCCCGTGCCGGGCAACGCCGTCCAGTACGCGCATATCGTCAAGGATCAGGCCCTCCGGCGGAGGCTGGCGAACGCGGGGCGGGAGATCCAGGAGCTGGCGAGCCAGGAAACGGGCGAGCTGGACGTGCTGCTGGACGAGGCCGAGCGCAAGGTCTTCCTCCTGGCCGAGAAGAAGCGCGTGGGAGATCTGCGGCCCGTCAGCGAGCTGATGGAGCACACGCTGGACCTCCTGGACAAGATGAAGACCGCGACGACGGGCATCACCGGCCTGTCCACGGGCTACGCCGACCTGGACCAGGCGCTCACGGGTCTGCACGCGGGCGAGCTCCTCATCCTCGCGGCGCGCCCCGGCGTCGGAAAGACGTCCTTCGCGATGAACATCGCCACGCACGTGGGCCTGGCCGAGGAGCCCAAGGCGGCGGCCATCTTCAGCCTGGAAATGCCCGCGGATCAGCTCCTCATGCGTCTGCTGGCCTCGAGCGCGCGCGTGGACATGAAGAAGCTGCGCGGCGGCCGGCTCACCCCGCATGACGAGGAGAAGTTCCAGGAGATGGCGGGCAAGCTCTACAACGCCCCCATCTACATCGACGACTCGGGTGGCCTCTCCCCGTTCGACCTGCGCGCCAAGGCGCGGCGGCTCAAGCAGCGGGATCCCCGGCTCTCGCTGATCATCATCGACTACCTCCAGCTCATGCATCAGAAGGGCAAGGTGGAGAGCCGCCAGCTGGAAATCTCGGAGATCTCCCGAAGCCTCAAGCAGCTGGCCAAGGAGCTGGAGGTGCCCATCATCGCGCTCTCGCAGCTCAGCCGTAAGGTGGAGGAGCGCAAGGGCGGCAAGCCGATGCTCTCGGACCTCCGTGAGTCGGGCGCCATCGAGCAGGACGCCGACGTGGTGATGTTCATCCACCGCGAGGACCAGGGCGAGAACGCTGAAGGCGGCGAGGTCCAACGCACCAGCTCGGCCATCCCCGTGCAGCTCGTCATCGCCAAGCAGCGTAACGGCCCCATCTGCGACATCGACCTGATCTTCCTCGCCGAGTACACGCGCTTCGAGAGCCGGGCGCGCGTCGAGTAG
- a CDS encoding 50S ribosomal protein L25/general stress protein Ctc, whose translation MDKSTLEVKAREGSGKGAARRLRSQGLVPAVVYGKHLEKPLSVAVDPKAVRAAINTPHKLNTLITLKGVGADQQVLFKDYQRDPVSRDILHVDFIAVREDEQVKVNVPLILIGKAEGVADGGLLSQVRREIEVYAKPRSIPEKIEVDVTPLKIAMAMHINDVKLPEGVVVKSNVNYTIAVVSAPEGAAEAAPAAAAAAAPAAAAAAKPAAGAAAKPAAGAAAKPAAGAKK comes from the coding sequence ATCGACAAGAGCACGCTCGAGGTGAAGGCGCGTGAGGGCTCCGGCAAGGGCGCCGCCCGCCGTCTGCGCAGCCAGGGCCTGGTGCCCGCCGTCGTCTACGGCAAGCACCTGGAGAAGCCCCTGAGCGTCGCCGTCGACCCGAAGGCCGTTCGCGCGGCCATCAACACCCCGCACAAGCTCAACACCCTCATCACCCTCAAGGGTGTGGGCGCCGACCAGCAGGTCCTCTTCAAGGACTACCAGCGGGATCCGGTCAGCCGCGACATCCTCCACGTGGACTTCATCGCCGTGCGTGAGGACGAGCAGGTGAAGGTAAACGTGCCGCTGATCCTCATCGGCAAGGCCGAGGGCGTGGCCGATGGCGGTCTGCTCTCCCAGGTCCGCCGTGAGATCGAGGTCTACGCCAAGCCGCGCTCCATCCCCGAGAAGATCGAGGTGGACGTGACGCCGCTGAAGATCGCCATGGCCATGCACATCAACGATGTGAAGCTGCCCGAGGGCGTGGTGGTGAAGTCGAACGTCAACTACACCATCGCCGTCGTGAGCGCGCCCGAGGGTGCGGCCGAGGCGGCTCCCGCGGCGGCGGCGGCTGCGGCTCCCGCGGCTGCTGCGGCGGCCAAGCCTGCGGCCGGTGCTGCGGCCAAGCCCGCGGCCGGTGCTGCGGCCAAGCCCGCGGCCGGCGCGAAGAAGTAA
- a CDS encoding ribose-phosphate pyrophosphokinase: protein MQQPRDFKVFTGSSNPGLAHRICDYLKRPLGKASVGRFSDGEIHVEIGENVRGLDVFIVQSTCPPTNDNLMELLIICDALKRASAGSINAVIPYYGYARQDRKVAPRTPITAKLVADLLEVAGATRVVSMDMHAGQIQGFFNIPSDHLYASPVFLDDLRKKFPDTQDMVIVSPDAGGVERARAYSKRLNCGLAIIDKRRPRPNSSEVMNLIGDVNGKDAILVDDMVDTAGTLTQAAAALKERGARRVVAYAVHPILSGPAIQRIQDSVLEELVMTDTVPLSPAAQACGKLKIITTERLFGEAIARIHRADSLSSLFV from the coding sequence ATGCAGCAGCCCCGCGACTTCAAGGTGTTCACCGGGAGCTCCAACCCGGGTCTGGCCCATCGCATCTGCGACTATCTCAAGCGTCCCTTGGGGAAGGCCTCGGTTGGCCGCTTCTCGGACGGAGAGATCCACGTGGAGATCGGCGAGAACGTCCGCGGTCTGGACGTCTTCATCGTCCAGTCCACGTGCCCGCCGACGAACGACAACCTGATGGAGCTGCTCATCATCTGCGACGCCCTCAAGCGGGCGAGCGCCGGCTCCATCAACGCCGTCATCCCCTACTACGGGTATGCCCGGCAGGACCGGAAGGTGGCGCCGCGCACGCCCATCACCGCCAAGCTGGTGGCGGATCTGCTGGAGGTGGCCGGGGCCACGCGCGTGGTGTCCATGGACATGCACGCCGGGCAGATCCAGGGCTTCTTCAACATCCCCTCGGATCACCTCTACGCCTCGCCGGTCTTCCTGGATGACCTGCGCAAGAAGTTCCCGGACACCCAGGACATGGTCATCGTGTCGCCGGACGCGGGCGGCGTGGAGCGGGCGCGCGCCTACTCCAAGCGGCTCAACTGCGGCCTGGCCATCATCGACAAGCGCCGGCCGCGGCCCAACTCCTCCGAGGTGATGAACCTCATCGGAGACGTCAACGGCAAGGACGCCATCCTGGTGGACGACATGGTGGACACCGCGGGCACGCTCACCCAGGCGGCCGCCGCCCTCAAGGAGCGGGGCGCTCGCCGGGTGGTGGCCTACGCCGTCCACCCCATCCTCTCCGGGCCCGCCATCCAGCGCATCCAGGACTCGGTGCTGGAGGAGCTCGTCATGACGGACACGGTCCCCCTCTCGCCCGCCGCCCAGGCCTGCGGCAAGTTGAAGATCATCACCACCGAGCGTCTCTTCGGTGAGGCCATCGCGCGCATCCACCGCGCCGACTCGCTCAGCTCCCTCTTCGTCTAG
- the spoVG gene encoding septation regulator SpoVG has translation MNITDVKVYPVDEDKLKAYVTITLDHCFVIRDLKVIHGASGLFIAMPAKRRKDGTYKDIAHPLNADTRNQMERTILQEYERQHGPGGAPSPFLAAAGDHD, from the coding sequence ATGAACATCACCGACGTCAAGGTGTACCCGGTCGATGAAGATAAGCTGAAGGCCTATGTCACCATCACCCTGGATCACTGTTTCGTGATCCGGGATTTGAAGGTGATCCACGGGGCTTCCGGCTTGTTCATCGCCATGCCGGCCAAGCGCCGCAAGGACGGGACGTACAAGGACATCGCCCATCCGCTCAACGCGGACACGCGCAACCAGATGGAGCGGACCATCCTGCAGGAGTACGAGCGGCAGCATGGACCGGGCGGGGCGCCGAGCCCCTTCCTGGCCGCCGCGGGCGACCACGACTGA
- the rplI gene encoding 50S ribosomal protein L9, whose product MKVILREDVANLGKSGELVTVKDGFGRNYLLPRKLAVLATEQNVRQLEHERSVISARNAKLKGAAEEQAKKIGAVKAVIRRKVGEQDKLYGSVTALDIAEALAAQGQTVDRRHIHLPEPIKATGQYEVELRLHRDVVAKIKVEVAAEA is encoded by the coding sequence ATGAAGGTCATTCTTCGTGAGGACGTCGCGAACCTGGGCAAGTCCGGTGAGCTCGTGACGGTGAAGGACGGCTTCGGCCGCAACTACCTGCTGCCGCGCAAGCTGGCGGTGCTGGCCACCGAGCAGAACGTGCGCCAGCTCGAGCACGAGCGCTCGGTCATCTCGGCGCGCAACGCCAAGCTGAAGGGCGCCGCCGAGGAGCAGGCCAAGAAGATCGGCGCGGTCAAGGCCGTCATCCGCCGCAAGGTGGGTGAGCAGGACAAGCTGTACGGCTCCGTCACGGCGCTGGACATCGCCGAGGCGCTCGCCGCCCAGGGCCAGACGGTGGATCGCCGTCACATCCACCTGCCCGAGCCCATCAAGGCCACGGGTCAGTACGAGGTGGAGCTGCGCCTGCACCGCGACGTGGTGGCCAAGATCAAGGTCGAGGTCGCCGCCGAGGCCTGA
- the rpsF gene encoding 30S ribosomal protein S6, translating to MAETQAAKRLREYETIFLVKPDLTDDNVDKLKERVRGIVGREGGKVLRFTVWGKKKTAFPIAKQPRAIYVHASYLGGTGLVAELERNLRNYDEVTRFLSTKLADEVDPESRPVLEDLKLAGDVEETRPGAPAGVERAAVVDDVAETEEEGTEEA from the coding sequence ATGGCTGAGACGCAGGCCGCCAAGCGGCTTCGTGAGTACGAGACCATCTTCCTGGTCAAGCCGGACCTCACCGACGACAACGTGGACAAGCTCAAGGAGCGCGTCCGTGGCATCGTGGGCCGTGAGGGTGGCAAGGTCCTCCGCTTCACGGTGTGGGGCAAGAAGAAGACGGCCTTCCCCATCGCCAAGCAGCCCCGCGCCATCTACGTGCACGCCAGCTACCTGGGCGGCACCGGGCTGGTGGCGGAGCTCGAGCGTAACCTCCGCAACTACGACGAGGTCACGCGCTTCCTGTCCACCAAGCTGGCGGACGAGGTGGATCCCGAGTCCCGTCCGGTGCTCGAGGACCTGAAGCTGGCCGGTGACGTCGAGGAGACCCGTCCGGGCGCTCCCGCGGGCGTTGAGCGCGCCGCGGTGGTGGACGATGTCGCCGAGACCGAGGAGGAGGGCACCGAGGAGGCCTAG
- the hpt gene encoding hypoxanthine phosphoribosyltransferase has translation MAFYEQDVGVHIDEKKLQARVRELGAQITRDYQGKELTFICVLKGSAFFAMDLARYVDLPLTIEFLGVSSYQGGTETTGEVRITTDVSKPMAGKHLLVIEDIIDTGLTMSFLLENLKARHPASVKVCSLLEKPSRARTQVPIDYKGFVIDDVFVVGYGLDYAERYRNLPFIGVMKGK, from the coding sequence GTGGCTTTCTACGAGCAGGATGTCGGCGTCCACATCGACGAGAAGAAGCTCCAGGCGCGCGTGCGCGAGCTGGGTGCGCAGATCACCCGCGACTACCAGGGCAAGGAGCTGACGTTCATCTGCGTGCTCAAGGGCTCGGCGTTCTTCGCCATGGACCTGGCGCGCTACGTGGACCTGCCGCTGACGATCGAGTTCCTCGGGGTGTCCTCGTACCAGGGCGGCACCGAGACGACGGGCGAGGTGCGCATCACCACCGACGTGAGCAAGCCCATGGCGGGCAAGCACCTGCTCGTCATCGAGGACATCATCGACACCGGGCTCACCATGAGCTTCCTGCTGGAGAACCTGAAGGCCCGGCACCCGGCGTCCGTGAAGGTGTGCTCGCTGCTCGAGAAGCCCTCGCGCGCCCGCACCCAGGTGCCCATCGACTACAAGGGCTTCGTCATCGACGACGTCTTCGTGGTGGGCTACGGGCTCGACTACGCCGAGCGCTACCGCAACCTGCCCTTCATCGGCGTGATGAAGGGGAAGTAG
- a CDS encoding DUF5658 family protein, giving the protein MAATTQASRWSGIEGASFHITPAAVLLLVLNLLDGLFTLTFLQLEVAEELNPLMRVAYEHSPLAFMAIKVTIVSLGLTLLCLHRSMRLSQRAIQAGAALYVVIDVYHLAFLAHMCHRGIG; this is encoded by the coding sequence GTGGCGGCGACGACGCAGGCATCGCGGTGGTCGGGTATCGAGGGGGCTTCGTTCCACATCACGCCGGCGGCGGTCCTGCTGCTGGTGCTCAACCTGCTGGACGGGCTCTTCACCCTCACCTTTTTACAGTTGGAGGTGGCCGAGGAACTGAACCCGCTGATGCGCGTGGCCTACGAGCACTCGCCCCTGGCCTTCATGGCCATCAAGGTCACCATCGTGAGCCTCGGGCTGACGCTGCTGTGCCTGCACCGCTCCATGCGGCTGAGCCAGCGGGCCATCCAGGCGGGGGCCGCCCTCTACGTCGTCATCGACGTGTACCACCTCGCGTTCCTGGCCCACATGTGTCATCGGGGCATCGGTTGA
- a CDS encoding peptidase domain-containing ABC transporter, whose product MLAAPALRLRTRLARRRRYPLRRQVEESDCGPACLEMISAFHGSEHAQALLRELTYVRAPGATLLDIARAAEQLGFRARGVHVEDAADLEDEEGQALLPAIAHWEGNHFVVLYEVNARNAVVGDPAVGLRRIPRAELASHWNGILLLLEPTEALFQPRAVSDAPVRRPTALRRFAHGMLRYRALLAQIVLATLLLQGLALAQPLLVQGLVDKAVGGRDVPLLTAIGVGLGVLLAAQVAVTAVRGAALFLLSGSYSMLLLTRFWKRLLSLPLSFFARRHRGDLLKRIEDHQRIRRILQGAASSVLLDLVMLVGYSGVLLLYDTTVFALFLGGAVLYAAWTLMLLPRRGRLDAERFRVGAEASRLELQMLGGIQTLKAASAEQQLRASWERLQARDFAACRRLWLLDTLHQGGTLFINQAMYLGILLYEAWLVLEGRLSIGQLVATLAILALVLNPLQNLVTFVHELQDVALSLRRVEVVYEAEPEPLDTPAAQAPGLAHAPEIRLEHVTFRYGSPHEPPILDDVSFTLPAGKMTAIVGRSGAGKTTLAHLLHGLYRPQQGRILYDGLPLESLPPTRLRRSVAYVFQKTDIFDGTLAENISLGDERPDPERLMHAARTACLDDLLALPRGLDTRIGESGIRLSGGEEQRLQLARAIYRDPRVLFLDEATSHLDATTERAITESLQREVAGRTVVVVAHRLSTIRRADLIVVLERGRVVEQGTHDELLAREGGRYRALVENQMEG is encoded by the coding sequence GTGCTAGCCGCTCCCGCCTTGCGCCTCCGCACCCGGCTCGCCCGGCGCCGCCGCTATCCGCTCCGCCGTCAGGTCGAGGAGTCGGACTGTGGCCCGGCCTGTCTGGAGATGATCTCCGCCTTCCACGGCTCGGAGCACGCCCAGGCCCTGCTGCGCGAGCTCACGTACGTGCGCGCCCCGGGCGCCACCCTGTTGGACATCGCCCGGGCGGCGGAGCAGCTCGGCTTCCGGGCCCGGGGGGTCCACGTGGAGGACGCGGCCGACCTCGAGGACGAGGAGGGTCAGGCCCTGCTGCCCGCCATCGCCCACTGGGAGGGCAACCACTTCGTCGTCCTGTATGAGGTGAATGCGCGCAACGCCGTGGTGGGAGACCCCGCCGTGGGCTTGCGGCGCATCCCTCGTGCCGAGCTGGCCTCGCATTGGAACGGCATCCTCCTACTGCTCGAGCCCACCGAGGCCCTCTTCCAGCCCCGGGCCGTGTCCGACGCGCCCGTGCGCCGTCCCACCGCGCTGCGCCGCTTCGCCCACGGGATGCTGCGCTACCGCGCGCTGCTGGCGCAGATCGTCCTCGCCACGCTCCTGCTGCAAGGGCTGGCGCTGGCGCAGCCGTTGCTCGTCCAGGGTCTGGTGGACAAGGCCGTGGGCGGACGCGACGTGCCGCTGCTCACCGCCATCGGCGTGGGCCTGGGCGTCCTGCTGGCCGCTCAGGTGGCCGTCACCGCCGTCCGGGGCGCCGCCCTGTTCCTGCTCTCCGGCAGCTACTCGATGCTGCTGCTCACCCGCTTCTGGAAGCGGCTGCTGTCACTGCCCCTGTCCTTCTTCGCCCGGCGCCACCGGGGTGATCTGCTCAAGCGCATCGAGGACCACCAGCGCATCCGCCGCATCCTCCAGGGCGCCGCCTCCTCCGTGCTGCTCGACCTCGTCATGTTGGTGGGCTACTCCGGGGTGCTCCTGCTCTACGACACCACCGTCTTCGCCCTCTTCCTCGGCGGGGCCGTCCTCTACGCGGCCTGGACGCTGATGCTGCTGCCTCGCCGCGGCCGTCTGGACGCCGAGCGCTTCCGCGTGGGGGCCGAGGCCAGCCGCCTGGAGCTGCAGATGCTCGGCGGCATCCAGACCCTCAAGGCCGCCAGCGCCGAGCAGCAGCTGCGTGCCTCCTGGGAGCGGCTCCAGGCCCGCGACTTCGCCGCCTGCCGCCGCCTCTGGTTGCTCGACACCCTCCACCAGGGCGGCACCCTCTTCATCAACCAGGCCATGTACCTGGGCATCCTCCTCTACGAGGCCTGGCTCGTGCTCGAGGGGCGTCTGTCTATCGGCCAGCTCGTCGCCACCCTCGCCATCCTCGCCCTGGTGCTCAACCCCCTGCAGAACCTCGTCACCTTCGTGCACGAGCTGCAGGACGTGGCCCTCTCCCTGCGCCGCGTGGAGGTCGTCTACGAGGCCGAGCCGGAGCCGCTCGACACGCCAGCAGCCCAGGCTCCGGGGCTCGCGCATGCCCCGGAGATCCGGCTCGAGCACGTCACCTTCCGCTATGGCTCTCCCCATGAGCCTCCCATCCTCGACGACGTGAGCTTCACCCTGCCCGCGGGGAAGATGACCGCCATCGTCGGCCGCTCCGGCGCGGGCAAGACCACGCTCGCCCACCTGCTGCACGGCCTCTACCGTCCCCAGCAGGGCCGCATCCTCTACGACGGCCTCCCCTTGGAGTCGCTGCCTCCCACGCGCCTGCGCCGCTCGGTGGCCTACGTCTTCCAGAAGACGGACATCTTCGATGGCACGCTCGCGGAGAACATCTCCCTCGGGGACGAGCGGCCCGACCCGGAGCGGTTGATGCATGCCGCTCGCACCGCGTGCCTGGATGACCTGCTCGCGCTGCCTCGGGGGTTGGACACCCGCATCGGCGAGTCCGGCATCCGTCTCTCCGGTGGCGAGGAGCAGCGCCTGCAGCTCGCGCGCGCCATCTATCGCGACCCCCGTGTGCTCTTCCTCGACGAGGCGACCAGCCACCTGGATGCCACCACCGAGCGCGCCATCACCGAGTCGCTCCAGCGGGAGGTGGCCGGCCGCACCGTGGTGGTGGTGGCGCACCGGCTCTCCACCATCCGCCGCGCGGACCTCATCGTCGTGCTGGAGCGCGGACGCGTGGTGGAGCAGGGCACTCACGACGAACTGCTGGCCCGAGAGGGCGGACGCTACCGCGCGCTCGTGGAGAATCAGATGGAGGGTTGA
- the rpsR gene encoding 30S ribosomal protein S18: MIGNDRNASRGGGDRDRGGDRDRGGDRGDRGGAGGDDEKRGGRGFGRKKVCRFCAEKNSKVDFKDQPTLKYFVTERGKIIPRRISGNCAKHQREIATAIKRARGLALLPYNAMVG; the protein is encoded by the coding sequence ATGATTGGCAACGACAGGAACGCTTCCCGCGGTGGTGGTGACCGGGACCGGGGCGGCGACAGGGATCGGGGCGGTGACCGCGGTGATCGCGGTGGCGCCGGTGGTGATGACGAGAAGCGTGGCGGCCGTGGCTTTGGCCGCAAGAAGGTCTGCCGCTTCTGCGCCGAGAAGAACTCCAAGGTGGACTTCAAGGATCAGCCCACGCTGAAGTACTTCGTCACCGAGCGCGGCAAGATCATCCCCCGCCGCATTTCCGGCAACTGCGCCAAGCACCAGCGCGAGATCGCCACGGCCATCAAGCGCGCTCGCGGTCTGGCGCTGCTTCCCTACAACGCGATGGTCGGCTGA